The Flavobacterium sp. N2270 genome contains the following window.
CATAATTTATAACTCATAATTAATAATTACTTTTGCTGTTCCTAAAATTTCAAAAAAATGATATATAAATTTAGAGTTATACTTGATGCGAAAGAAGATATTTTTAGAGATATTGCTATAGAAAAGGAAGCAACTTTAGAAGATTTACATAATACAATTGTGAATGCCTTTGGATTTGATGGCTCAGAAATGGCTTCATTTTATACTTGTGATGATGAATGGAATCAAGAAGATGAAATTCCTTTATTCGACACTGGTGATGTTCCTGGAGAAATGCGTATTATGAATAATTTTATACTTGAAGATAATTTAGACAAATACCAATCTAAGATAATTTACGTTTATGATTTCTTTAATATGTGGACATTCCTAGTAGAATTAGCTGCTATTGAAGAAAAGGAACAAGGTGAATCGTATCCAACTTTATTATTTTCTCACGGAGAATTACCAGAAGAAGCACCAGATAAAAAGTTTGAAGCTGAAGAAGGAGATTTTGATGAAAATGATGAAGATTTAGATATGTTTGAAGGAGACGATAGTTTTGAAGACTACGGATTTGAAGAAAACTGGAATTAGTCTTTTGAGAACAAAGAAGCAAGAACAAAGAAATAATTAGATTTAAAAATATAACAGATAGTAAGAAAGTCTTTTCTCTTTCTTCTTTTATCTATTTTCTA
Protein-coding sequences here:
- a CDS encoding plasmid pRiA4b ORF-3 family protein is translated as MIYKFRVILDAKEDIFRDIAIEKEATLEDLHNTIVNAFGFDGSEMASFYTCDDEWNQEDEIPLFDTGDVPGEMRIMNNFILEDNLDKYQSKIIYVYDFFNMWTFLVELAAIEEKEQGESYPTLLFSHGELPEEAPDKKFEAEEGDFDENDEDLDMFEGDDSFEDYGFEENWN